A window from Plodia interpunctella isolate USDA-ARS_2022_Savannah chromosome 2, ilPloInte3.2, whole genome shotgun sequence encodes these proteins:
- the LOC128677339 gene encoding uncharacterized protein LOC128677339, translating to MNRATIVVLAVTILVVYVAGLPGGFGKGKGKGGSSSSESGSEENGGGGGKGGGGGGGGGGGGGGKGGNDSGGDNGGKGGGGGGKGGNGGGGGGKGGQRKVEFKKW from the exons atgAATAGAGCTACAATTGTGGTCTTAGCTGTAACTATATTAGTGGTATACGTCGCCGGATTGCCTG GTGGATTTGGAAAAGGCAAAGGAAAGGGAGGAAGTAGCAGCAGTGAAAGCGGTAGTGAAGAGAATGGTGGCGGAGGTGGGAAAGGCGGGGGCGGAGGTggaggcggcggcggcggcggtggCGGCAAGGGAGGGAATGATAGCGGCGGAGACAACGGAGGGAAAGGCGGCGGCGGAGGTGGCAAGGGAGGGAACGGAGGCGGCGGAGGTGGAAAGGGAGGCCAAAGAAAAGTAGAGTTTAAGAAATGGTAA
- the LOC128677825 gene encoding uncharacterized protein LOC128677825 produces the protein MSKVLRSPPGNSVHQVSSENDITNLDPDIPLSYVSKRMKRPRQEDQEENNNSSLLTKEELLTILTQWKKDQDVVLNRLSVDIAELKEQNSSIKSSSMEVEKSIQFISKQYEEMKIKLLNMEQERKENLSYIASLENQIEDLQKRSKSAVVEVRNLPVSTQQNRSETQQDLCDLMQKTCGTINVDITKSDIKDIYRIKNKTGSTIVVTELTSVLSKNKILDGVKEYNKINPHSKLSTTSIGLPGPRVPIYITESLTNKDRKLFGQARDTAKISGFKFCWTNRGRIYMRQSEGGPRIEIKTEENLKALKKA, from the coding sequence atgtcaaAAGTTTTAAGGTCGCCACCTGGTAACAGTGTACATCAAGTTTCCTCGGAAAATGATATTACCAACCTGGATCCTGATATACCATTGAGTTATGTGAGTAAACGAATGAAAAGACCTCGTCAGGAGGAccaagaagaaaataataatagtagtcTATTGACGAAAGAAgaattattaactatattgACTCAGTGGAAGAAGGATCAAGACGTGGTGCTAAATAGACTATCAGTTGATATAGCGGAACTGAAAGAACAGAACTCCAGTATCAAATCATCTAGCATGGAAGTAGAAAAGTCTATTcagtttatttccaaacaataTGAGGAAATGAAGATCAAACTACTTAATATGGAGCAAGAACGTAAAGAAAACTTGTCATATATAGCCTCGCTAGAGAATCAAATTGAGGACTTGCAAAAAAGGTCGAAGTCCGCAGTTGTCGAGGTCCGCAACCTACCTGTTAGCACACAGCAAAATAGGTCGGAAACACAACAAGATCTTTGCGACCTTATGCAAAAGACCTGCGGGACTATAAATGTCGATATAACGAAATCCGAcataaaagatatatataggATTAAGAATAAAACTGGATCCACAATAGTGGTGACAGAATTAACATCTGTATTatcgaaaaacaaaatactagATGGAGTCAAGgagtacaataaaattaatcccCACAGTAAACTCTCAACGACATCGATTGGGCTACCGGGACCACGAGTGCCAATTTACATAACTGAAAGCTTGACGAATAAGGATCGCAAACTTTTCGGGCAGGCCCGGGATACTGCCAAAATCTCGGGGTTCAAATTCTGCTGGACCAATCGGGGCCGTATTTATATGCGGCAATCCGAAGGCGGTCCTCGTATAGAGATTAAAACTGAAGAGAATTTAAAAGCACTGAAAAAGGCATga